In Asterias rubens chromosome 10, eAstRub1.3, whole genome shotgun sequence, the following proteins share a genomic window:
- the LOC117295378 gene encoding uncharacterized protein LOC117295378 isoform X2, translating to MSCESDGGESPKGWTIVDGHGRTEDSDDSSGSGSSSDFVDLREDRVQYHHTSRSSSAINVVPSEGVRPSAASSLPANFRAHVGGASQVENLEATACLNAEGLASSSYTTMPFQLTPALDESENNPSAPSSQIPDLETLVSSDSTLVGSESPALLSSTGDLNSSGNHLEPAGDEQIEVAHHSVIMSDGEIDAATEVIPDEEGPSSLASDTISVDSIEVISLPFSGGDQLMKAETLMKYGWLGDETREKDKADSEILVSQSVADPLYNDQSPVSSPSEESDSSEFERIEVDMIPPLSEIVNHAIHNAEDDEENKMDVAGARPISQMNVEQPITSRSSPRPIDKPQNYNEDRSVSQDETYNLIPDQQSPPLPSPRLGLNISSPAPVRVLNIWPLDGPLVPIQPFHLPAEVHNNSSFGAWPPDQPLNLPPDRFDLPRPSRRHSNGLSDDGFELIRRPRRLDDDAVSTVSSSSSDVSGFVNVRQRNAPSLSRSVSQHHSDFDDENLSNFTDGSEDSLPANMMIPSRKSGVRQYKHSRDEGFNATLDWLVFMVLITGLALGIGHFIGSSQEMAYQHSMNTGQVQRLRELQDDLVTCLDHSTGPNNKIAITAESSSPALQAIRRMESLNSRMLADKDPEQQLLLEQEVGQEQDTIRQGEPGDGTLHLTQTERRRPSKEISQEGLILSLGEVGTGKDVVMDPESSVDLHTSLSDDNRQLIEPSNEKEQILLEVAKEDADNLVVGIQSEKGFNNGQEGLIEDPVISLVSGQLDDGRDEEKDTQNITNRDVLQVLKKSTEVSIMHEQDLSVDKVVVGSHRLERGLEEEKTDAAEVEIENDSQGKDELEEDETNAAEVEMEIDLHGKGELEEDVKSASENDICPELSSTEYESATIKALKQKMEQMEERMDKVLQTAEHWQQMIEDLKKDGSSKNDEGQDTSQSSESSDKVNDNHPDDQTETPEDPLGGIAAAFERMLPGFLHSEHGNDFLAYLNQTEASVKSFFVSEDQNKSGSWSEAFHTKLEALKAFPESDEVQKVLNNTKLFAEHLSTEIESVAESLKNRSARLVEEHNITVEGLGERANGAWAKLKNITSDVLDYNKKVLSGVGERLTDTLHTVENISAETIAKHNISLTNVGKMAKQVWGSVKNYSTRVTDGILNATATTTGKSESEPSKEKSGFGQTVKDAWSTVKNYSNDFTKKQNLSISGLRDQVKAAWGKVKNTSAQVLEDISDSNLAGKFKEGAKKLGEKVETTFRSVKDKVKRFHKRKHRHGKKQHSQERSKHHRHENHFRKTSRNAKRDFPKERHSHGSGKSHRHQHQHRERHHRHRERHHLDIEETTASFDDDHEQYEGEYSVPVQQHHRQPERDNDPIEALHPDQGDGLRFSSPQRPQWVLPSHGNTKSQEKKILKDETTSQIRLTEKRQSVPSRKQSMKSGDSMDQKQKDKSRQEVPGDDPRQPFNIKDFPQFDCKGKKIIEPKWEDLFDCMDMHCKGEEKCMQSQRKDAARLYSELLDYQDWLKDRHLKKDVRELKEFLEELGEFLSETDTDDDDLDELKDEFGEMVQDMEERALKRQRKSHKKSQDKKLQNVKLTIDDDNSVGGETTENSTIVIDLNSLPQRKESQKDPSSKLSPEMERRKYAGRGYQSTDDQDDWYLQRAKDREDQRKPHESNPSKEDNFNWYLHWVQGRIDGRTGVTVWDMYEWIKERYVLREELRRHEMEDHTNWFLRRP from the exons ATGTCTTGTGAAAGTGACGGTGGGGAATCCCCTAAGGGCTGGACTATTGTAGACGGTCATGGACGCACTGAG GATTCTGATGATTCCTCTGGATCAGGCTCCTCATCAGACTTTGTTGATCTTAGAGAGGACAGAGTTCAGTATCATCACACCAGCAGGAGCAGCAGCGCCATCAACGTCGTACCAAGCGAGGGCGTGAGACCCAGTGCAGCATCAAGCCTCCCTGCTAACTTCAGAGCCCACGTGGGCGGAGCAAGCCAGGTTGAGAATCTTGAGGCTACCGCTTGCCTCAATGCTGAAGGCTTAGCTTCATCTTCATACACCACAATGCCGTTTCAGCTTACACCAGCTCTTGATGAATCCGAAAACAACCCGAGTGCCCCAAGCAGCCAGATACCTGATCTTGAGACTTTGGTATCCTCAGACTCAACGCTTGTCGGCTCAGAGTCCCCTGCCCTGTTATCCTCAACTGGTGACCTTAACAGTTCGGGAAACCATCTTGAGCCAGCTGGCGATGAGCAAATTGAAGTTGCTCATCATTCGGTGATTATGTCTGATGGAGAGATTGATGCTGCGACTGAAGTTATCCCGGATGAAGAGGGTCCATCTAGCCTCGCATCCGACACCATATCGGTAGACAGCATTGAGGTGATCTCCTTGCCATTTAGTGGTGGAGACCAACTGATGAAGGCGGAAACGCTGATGAAGTATGGATGGTTGGGTGACGAGACAAGGGAGAAAGATAAGGCAGATTCGGAAATTTTGGTTTCTCAATCAG TAGCAGACCCTCTGTACAATGATCAGTCTCCTGTGAGCTCACCAAGTGAAGAATCTGACTCGTCCGAGTTTGAACGCATTGAGGTGGACATGATACCACCCCTGTCCGAGATCGTGAACCATGCTATTCATAATGCTGAGGATGATGAGGAGAACAAGATGGATGTGGCAGGAGCCAGACCAATATCACAAATG AATGTCGAGCAACCCATCACAAGTCGCTCATCCCCAAGACCAATTGACAAACCACAAAACTACAACGAGGATCGCTCTGTCAGTCAAGATGAGACatacaatctcatccctgatcaGCAGTCCCCACCACTGCCATCGCCACGTCTTGGACTGAACATCAGTTCACCCGCACCTGTTCGAGTGTTAAACATCTGGCCCTTGGACGGTCCATTGGTACCTATCCAGCCGTTCCATCTGCCTGCAGAAGTGCATAATAACTCCAGCTTCGGGGCATGGCCTCCTGACCAGCCGCTGAATCTGCCCCCAGATAGATTTGACCTTCCTAGGCCATCGAGACGCCACAGCAATGGCTTGAGTGATGATGGTTTTGAGCTGATAAGGAGACCAAGGAGGCTGGATGATGATGCAGTGTCTACCGTTTCCTCCAGCAGCTCTGATGTATCTGGATTTGTGAATGTCAGACAACGGAATG CACCCTCTCTATCCCGCTCTGTCAGCCAACACCACAGCGACTTTGATGATGAGAACCTCTCCAACTTCACTGACGGCTCTGAGGACAGTCTTCCCGCCAACATGATGATACCAAGTCGCAAGTCTGGGGTGAGACAGTATAAGCACAGCAGAGACGAGGGGTTCAACGCTACGCTGGATTGGTTGGTCTTCATGGTCTTAATCACTGGTTTGGCGCTTGGCATTGGACATTTCATTG GTTCCTCACAAGAGATGGCCTACCAGCACTCCATGAACACTGGACAAGTACAGCGTCTGCGTGAACTCCAGGACGACCTCGTGACCTGCCTGGATCACAGCACAGGTCCCAACAATAAGATCGCCATCACCGCAGAGAGCTCGTCTCCAGCGCTTCAGGCCATCAGGCGGATGGAGAGCCTCAACTCAAGAATGCTCGCCGACAAAGACCCAGAGCAACAGCTTCTTCTTGAGCAGGAGGTAGGTCAGGAACAAGACACCATCAGGCAGGGCGAACCTGGAGACGGAACGTTGCATTTGACTCAGACTGAGAGAAGACGACCAAGTAAAGAGATATCCCAGGAGGGGTTGATACTCTCCTTAGGTGAAGTGGGTACGGGTAAGGATGTGGTAATGGATCCCGAGTCAAGTGTAGATTTACATACCAGTTTGTCAGATGATAATAGGCAATTGATTGAGCCTTCTAACGAGAAGGAACAAATTCTCCTTGAGGTTGCAAAAGAAGACGCTGATAATTTGGTTGTCGGGATACAATCTGAGAAGGGTTTTAACAATGGTCAAGAGGGGCTCATTGAGGATCCTGTTATCTCCTTGGTGTCCGGCCAGCTTGATGATGGACGTGATGAGGAGAAAGACACTCAAAATATAACAAATCGTGATGTTTTACAGGTTTTGAAGAAGTCAACTGAGGTTAGCATTATGCATGAGCAGGATTTAAGTGTTGACAAGGTTGTAGTGGGTAGTCACAGATTGGAAAGAGGATTGGAAGAGGAAAAAACCGACGCAGCTGAAGTTGAGATAGAGAATGACTCACAGGGGAAGGATGAGCTTGAAGAGGATGAAACCAACGCAGCTGAAGTTGAGATGGAGATTGACCTACACGGGAAGGGCGAGCTGGAAGAGGATGTCAAGTCCGCTAGCGAAAATGACATCTGTCCTGAATTATCCAGTACGGAGTATGAATCAGCAACAATCAAAGCCCTGAAACAGAAGATGGAACAAATGGAAGAGAGAATGGACAAGGTGCTCCAGACAGCAGAACACTGGCAACAGATGATCGAGGACTTGAAGAAAGATGGAAGCTCAAAAAATGATGAGGGCCAAGACACAAGTCAGTCATCTGAATCCTCAGACAAGGTTAACGACAACCACCCTGATGATCAAACTGAAACGCCAGAAGACCCCCTTGGTGGAATAGCCGCCGCATTTGAGCGTATGTTGCCAGGTTTTCTCCACTCCGAACATGGAAATGATTTTCTGGCGTATCTCAATCAAACGGAAGCCTCAGTGAAGTCGTTCTTTGTCAGTGAGGATCAAAACAAATCAGGTTCATGGTCGGAGGCGTTTCATACCAAATTAGAAGCTTTAAAAGCCTTTCCAGAATCAGATGAAGTCCAAAAAGTTCTCAACAACACTAAACTCTTTGCAGAGCACCTATCAACAGAGATTGAATCAGTCGCAGAATCTCTGAAGAATCGATCAGCTCGGCTTGTTGAGGAGCATAACATCACAGTAGAGGGTCTTGGTGAGCGAGCCAACGGTGCCTGGGCAAAACTGaaaaacatcacctcggacgtCCTAGACTACAACAAGAAAGTCCTCTCAGGTGTTGGTGAACGCCTAACTGACACTCTACACACTGTGGAAAACATCTCGGCCGAAACAATAGCCAAACATAACATCTCTCTGACTAATGTGGGCAAGATGGCCAAACAGGTCTGGGGCTCCGTCAAAAATTACTCAACCCGTGTAACTGATGGCATTCTGAACGCAACGGCAACGACAACGGGAAAGTCTGAATCTGAGCCTTCGAAAGAAAAGAGTGGGTTCGGTCAAACGGTCAAAGATGCTTGGAGTACAGTAAAGAACTACTCCAACGATTTTACGAAGAAGCAAAATTTGTCCATATCAGGACTGAGAGATCAAGTTAAAGCTGCATGGGGGAAAGTCAAGAATACTTCAGCACAAGTCCTTGAGGATATTTCTGATTCAAATCTGGCTGGAAAATTTAAAGAGGGCGCAAAGAAGCTCGGAGAGAAGGTTGAAACGACTTTCAGATCAGTGAAGGATAAGGTGAAGAGATTTCACAAAAGAAAGCACCGCCATGGGAAGAAGCAACATTCTCAAGAGCGCTCTAAGCATCATCGGCATGAGAATCATTTCAGAAAAACCAGTAGGAATGCGAAGAGGGATTTCCCTAAGGAAAGACATAGCCACGGCTCTGGTAAATCTCATCGGCATCAGCATCAACATCGAGAAAGGCACCACCGTCACAGAGAAAGGCACCATTTGGACATTGAGGAAACGACAGCATCTTTTGATGATGATCATGAGCAATATGAAGGGGAGTACTCGGTGCCTGTACAACAGCACCATCGGCAGCCTGAACGTGACAACGACCCGATAGAGGCACTGCATCCAGATCAAGGCGACGGCTTACGTTTTTCCTCCCCACAAAGACCACAGTGGGTGCTGCCTTCTCACGGTAATACCAAATctcaagaaaagaaaattttGAAGGATGAGACAACATCACAAATAAGGTTAACAGAGAAGCGTCAATCTGTTCCGTCTAGAAAACAATCAATGAAATCTGGTGACTCCATGGATCAAAAGCAGAAGGATAAATCTAGACAGGAAGTTCCCGGGGACGACCCAAGACAGCCCTTCAATATCAAAGATTTTCCCCAATTTGATTGCAAAGGGAAAAAGATTATAGAGCCAAAGTGGGAGGATCTTTTTGACTGTATGGACATGCACTGTAAAGGAGAAGAAAAATGCATGCAAAGCCAGCGCAAAGATGCAGCCAGGCTCTATTCAGAGCTCCTGGACTACCAGGACTGGCTCAAAGACCGTCACCTCAAGAAGGATGTACGGGAGTTGAAGGAATTCCTTGAGGAACTTGGAGAGTTTCTCAGCGAGACAGACACAGACGACGACGACTTGGATGAGCTGAAGGACGAATTCGGTGAAATGGTTCAAGACATGGAGGAGAGGGCTCTTAAGCGACAGCGAAAGAGTCATAAAAAGTCACAAGATAAGAAGCTGCAAAATGTTAAACTCACAATTGACGATGACAACAGTGTTGGTGGCGAGACAACTGAAAACTCCACCATCGTCATCGACCTCAATAGTCTCCCTCAGCGAAAGGAGTCCCAGAAAGATCCATCATCTAAGTTGTCTCCTGAGATGGAGAGGCGCAAGTACGCGGGACGCGGATACCAGAGCACAGACGACCAGGACGATTGGTACCTCCAGCGTGCCAAGGACAGGGAGGATCAGCGGAAGCCGCACGAGTCCAATCCGAGTAAGGAGGATAACTTCAACTGGTACCTGCACTGGGTTCAGGGTCGTATTGATGGACGGACTGGGGTGACAGTGTGGGACATGTACGAGTGGATCAAGGAGAGATACGTACTGAGAGAGGAACTGAGGAGGCATGAGATGGAGGATCACACTAATTGGTTCCTCCGAAGACCTTAA
- the LOC117295378 gene encoding uncharacterized protein LOC117295378 isoform X1, with protein sequence MSCESDGGESPKGWTIVDGHGRTDQDSDDSSGSGSSSDFVDLREDRVQYHHTSRSSSAINVVPSEGVRPSAASSLPANFRAHVGGASQVENLEATACLNAEGLASSSYTTMPFQLTPALDESENNPSAPSSQIPDLETLVSSDSTLVGSESPALLSSTGDLNSSGNHLEPAGDEQIEVAHHSVIMSDGEIDAATEVIPDEEGPSSLASDTISVDSIEVISLPFSGGDQLMKAETLMKYGWLGDETREKDKADSEILVSQSVADPLYNDQSPVSSPSEESDSSEFERIEVDMIPPLSEIVNHAIHNAEDDEENKMDVAGARPISQMNVEQPITSRSSPRPIDKPQNYNEDRSVSQDETYNLIPDQQSPPLPSPRLGLNISSPAPVRVLNIWPLDGPLVPIQPFHLPAEVHNNSSFGAWPPDQPLNLPPDRFDLPRPSRRHSNGLSDDGFELIRRPRRLDDDAVSTVSSSSSDVSGFVNVRQRNAPSLSRSVSQHHSDFDDENLSNFTDGSEDSLPANMMIPSRKSGVRQYKHSRDEGFNATLDWLVFMVLITGLALGIGHFIGSSQEMAYQHSMNTGQVQRLRELQDDLVTCLDHSTGPNNKIAITAESSSPALQAIRRMESLNSRMLADKDPEQQLLLEQEVGQEQDTIRQGEPGDGTLHLTQTERRRPSKEISQEGLILSLGEVGTGKDVVMDPESSVDLHTSLSDDNRQLIEPSNEKEQILLEVAKEDADNLVVGIQSEKGFNNGQEGLIEDPVISLVSGQLDDGRDEEKDTQNITNRDVLQVLKKSTEVSIMHEQDLSVDKVVVGSHRLERGLEEEKTDAAEVEIENDSQGKDELEEDETNAAEVEMEIDLHGKGELEEDVKSASENDICPELSSTEYESATIKALKQKMEQMEERMDKVLQTAEHWQQMIEDLKKDGSSKNDEGQDTSQSSESSDKVNDNHPDDQTETPEDPLGGIAAAFERMLPGFLHSEHGNDFLAYLNQTEASVKSFFVSEDQNKSGSWSEAFHTKLEALKAFPESDEVQKVLNNTKLFAEHLSTEIESVAESLKNRSARLVEEHNITVEGLGERANGAWAKLKNITSDVLDYNKKVLSGVGERLTDTLHTVENISAETIAKHNISLTNVGKMAKQVWGSVKNYSTRVTDGILNATATTTGKSESEPSKEKSGFGQTVKDAWSTVKNYSNDFTKKQNLSISGLRDQVKAAWGKVKNTSAQVLEDISDSNLAGKFKEGAKKLGEKVETTFRSVKDKVKRFHKRKHRHGKKQHSQERSKHHRHENHFRKTSRNAKRDFPKERHSHGSGKSHRHQHQHRERHHRHRERHHLDIEETTASFDDDHEQYEGEYSVPVQQHHRQPERDNDPIEALHPDQGDGLRFSSPQRPQWVLPSHGNTKSQEKKILKDETTSQIRLTEKRQSVPSRKQSMKSGDSMDQKQKDKSRQEVPGDDPRQPFNIKDFPQFDCKGKKIIEPKWEDLFDCMDMHCKGEEKCMQSQRKDAARLYSELLDYQDWLKDRHLKKDVRELKEFLEELGEFLSETDTDDDDLDELKDEFGEMVQDMEERALKRQRKSHKKSQDKKLQNVKLTIDDDNSVGGETTENSTIVIDLNSLPQRKESQKDPSSKLSPEMERRKYAGRGYQSTDDQDDWYLQRAKDREDQRKPHESNPSKEDNFNWYLHWVQGRIDGRTGVTVWDMYEWIKERYVLREELRRHEMEDHTNWFLRRP encoded by the exons ATGTCTTGTGAAAGTGACGGTGGGGAATCCCCTAAGGGCTGGACTATTGTAGACGGTCATGGACGCACTGA TCAGGATTCTGATGATTCCTCTGGATCAGGCTCCTCATCAGACTTTGTTGATCTTAGAGAGGACAGAGTTCAGTATCATCACACCAGCAGGAGCAGCAGCGCCATCAACGTCGTACCAAGCGAGGGCGTGAGACCCAGTGCAGCATCAAGCCTCCCTGCTAACTTCAGAGCCCACGTGGGCGGAGCAAGCCAGGTTGAGAATCTTGAGGCTACCGCTTGCCTCAATGCTGAAGGCTTAGCTTCATCTTCATACACCACAATGCCGTTTCAGCTTACACCAGCTCTTGATGAATCCGAAAACAACCCGAGTGCCCCAAGCAGCCAGATACCTGATCTTGAGACTTTGGTATCCTCAGACTCAACGCTTGTCGGCTCAGAGTCCCCTGCCCTGTTATCCTCAACTGGTGACCTTAACAGTTCGGGAAACCATCTTGAGCCAGCTGGCGATGAGCAAATTGAAGTTGCTCATCATTCGGTGATTATGTCTGATGGAGAGATTGATGCTGCGACTGAAGTTATCCCGGATGAAGAGGGTCCATCTAGCCTCGCATCCGACACCATATCGGTAGACAGCATTGAGGTGATCTCCTTGCCATTTAGTGGTGGAGACCAACTGATGAAGGCGGAAACGCTGATGAAGTATGGATGGTTGGGTGACGAGACAAGGGAGAAAGATAAGGCAGATTCGGAAATTTTGGTTTCTCAATCAG TAGCAGACCCTCTGTACAATGATCAGTCTCCTGTGAGCTCACCAAGTGAAGAATCTGACTCGTCCGAGTTTGAACGCATTGAGGTGGACATGATACCACCCCTGTCCGAGATCGTGAACCATGCTATTCATAATGCTGAGGATGATGAGGAGAACAAGATGGATGTGGCAGGAGCCAGACCAATATCACAAATG AATGTCGAGCAACCCATCACAAGTCGCTCATCCCCAAGACCAATTGACAAACCACAAAACTACAACGAGGATCGCTCTGTCAGTCAAGATGAGACatacaatctcatccctgatcaGCAGTCCCCACCACTGCCATCGCCACGTCTTGGACTGAACATCAGTTCACCCGCACCTGTTCGAGTGTTAAACATCTGGCCCTTGGACGGTCCATTGGTACCTATCCAGCCGTTCCATCTGCCTGCAGAAGTGCATAATAACTCCAGCTTCGGGGCATGGCCTCCTGACCAGCCGCTGAATCTGCCCCCAGATAGATTTGACCTTCCTAGGCCATCGAGACGCCACAGCAATGGCTTGAGTGATGATGGTTTTGAGCTGATAAGGAGACCAAGGAGGCTGGATGATGATGCAGTGTCTACCGTTTCCTCCAGCAGCTCTGATGTATCTGGATTTGTGAATGTCAGACAACGGAATG CACCCTCTCTATCCCGCTCTGTCAGCCAACACCACAGCGACTTTGATGATGAGAACCTCTCCAACTTCACTGACGGCTCTGAGGACAGTCTTCCCGCCAACATGATGATACCAAGTCGCAAGTCTGGGGTGAGACAGTATAAGCACAGCAGAGACGAGGGGTTCAACGCTACGCTGGATTGGTTGGTCTTCATGGTCTTAATCACTGGTTTGGCGCTTGGCATTGGACATTTCATTG GTTCCTCACAAGAGATGGCCTACCAGCACTCCATGAACACTGGACAAGTACAGCGTCTGCGTGAACTCCAGGACGACCTCGTGACCTGCCTGGATCACAGCACAGGTCCCAACAATAAGATCGCCATCACCGCAGAGAGCTCGTCTCCAGCGCTTCAGGCCATCAGGCGGATGGAGAGCCTCAACTCAAGAATGCTCGCCGACAAAGACCCAGAGCAACAGCTTCTTCTTGAGCAGGAGGTAGGTCAGGAACAAGACACCATCAGGCAGGGCGAACCTGGAGACGGAACGTTGCATTTGACTCAGACTGAGAGAAGACGACCAAGTAAAGAGATATCCCAGGAGGGGTTGATACTCTCCTTAGGTGAAGTGGGTACGGGTAAGGATGTGGTAATGGATCCCGAGTCAAGTGTAGATTTACATACCAGTTTGTCAGATGATAATAGGCAATTGATTGAGCCTTCTAACGAGAAGGAACAAATTCTCCTTGAGGTTGCAAAAGAAGACGCTGATAATTTGGTTGTCGGGATACAATCTGAGAAGGGTTTTAACAATGGTCAAGAGGGGCTCATTGAGGATCCTGTTATCTCCTTGGTGTCCGGCCAGCTTGATGATGGACGTGATGAGGAGAAAGACACTCAAAATATAACAAATCGTGATGTTTTACAGGTTTTGAAGAAGTCAACTGAGGTTAGCATTATGCATGAGCAGGATTTAAGTGTTGACAAGGTTGTAGTGGGTAGTCACAGATTGGAAAGAGGATTGGAAGAGGAAAAAACCGACGCAGCTGAAGTTGAGATAGAGAATGACTCACAGGGGAAGGATGAGCTTGAAGAGGATGAAACCAACGCAGCTGAAGTTGAGATGGAGATTGACCTACACGGGAAGGGCGAGCTGGAAGAGGATGTCAAGTCCGCTAGCGAAAATGACATCTGTCCTGAATTATCCAGTACGGAGTATGAATCAGCAACAATCAAAGCCCTGAAACAGAAGATGGAACAAATGGAAGAGAGAATGGACAAGGTGCTCCAGACAGCAGAACACTGGCAACAGATGATCGAGGACTTGAAGAAAGATGGAAGCTCAAAAAATGATGAGGGCCAAGACACAAGTCAGTCATCTGAATCCTCAGACAAGGTTAACGACAACCACCCTGATGATCAAACTGAAACGCCAGAAGACCCCCTTGGTGGAATAGCCGCCGCATTTGAGCGTATGTTGCCAGGTTTTCTCCACTCCGAACATGGAAATGATTTTCTGGCGTATCTCAATCAAACGGAAGCCTCAGTGAAGTCGTTCTTTGTCAGTGAGGATCAAAACAAATCAGGTTCATGGTCGGAGGCGTTTCATACCAAATTAGAAGCTTTAAAAGCCTTTCCAGAATCAGATGAAGTCCAAAAAGTTCTCAACAACACTAAACTCTTTGCAGAGCACCTATCAACAGAGATTGAATCAGTCGCAGAATCTCTGAAGAATCGATCAGCTCGGCTTGTTGAGGAGCATAACATCACAGTAGAGGGTCTTGGTGAGCGAGCCAACGGTGCCTGGGCAAAACTGaaaaacatcacctcggacgtCCTAGACTACAACAAGAAAGTCCTCTCAGGTGTTGGTGAACGCCTAACTGACACTCTACACACTGTGGAAAACATCTCGGCCGAAACAATAGCCAAACATAACATCTCTCTGACTAATGTGGGCAAGATGGCCAAACAGGTCTGGGGCTCCGTCAAAAATTACTCAACCCGTGTAACTGATGGCATTCTGAACGCAACGGCAACGACAACGGGAAAGTCTGAATCTGAGCCTTCGAAAGAAAAGAGTGGGTTCGGTCAAACGGTCAAAGATGCTTGGAGTACAGTAAAGAACTACTCCAACGATTTTACGAAGAAGCAAAATTTGTCCATATCAGGACTGAGAGATCAAGTTAAAGCTGCATGGGGGAAAGTCAAGAATACTTCAGCACAAGTCCTTGAGGATATTTCTGATTCAAATCTGGCTGGAAAATTTAAAGAGGGCGCAAAGAAGCTCGGAGAGAAGGTTGAAACGACTTTCAGATCAGTGAAGGATAAGGTGAAGAGATTTCACAAAAGAAAGCACCGCCATGGGAAGAAGCAACATTCTCAAGAGCGCTCTAAGCATCATCGGCATGAGAATCATTTCAGAAAAACCAGTAGGAATGCGAAGAGGGATTTCCCTAAGGAAAGACATAGCCACGGCTCTGGTAAATCTCATCGGCATCAGCATCAACATCGAGAAAGGCACCACCGTCACAGAGAAAGGCACCATTTGGACATTGAGGAAACGACAGCATCTTTTGATGATGATCATGAGCAATATGAAGGGGAGTACTCGGTGCCTGTACAACAGCACCATCGGCAGCCTGAACGTGACAACGACCCGATAGAGGCACTGCATCCAGATCAAGGCGACGGCTTACGTTTTTCCTCCCCACAAAGACCACAGTGGGTGCTGCCTTCTCACGGTAATACCAAATctcaagaaaagaaaattttGAAGGATGAGACAACATCACAAATAAGGTTAACAGAGAAGCGTCAATCTGTTCCGTCTAGAAAACAATCAATGAAATCTGGTGACTCCATGGATCAAAAGCAGAAGGATAAATCTAGACAGGAAGTTCCCGGGGACGACCCAAGACAGCCCTTCAATATCAAAGATTTTCCCCAATTTGATTGCAAAGGGAAAAAGATTATAGAGCCAAAGTGGGAGGATCTTTTTGACTGTATGGACATGCACTGTAAAGGAGAAGAAAAATGCATGCAAAGCCAGCGCAAAGATGCAGCCAGGCTCTATTCAGAGCTCCTGGACTACCAGGACTGGCTCAAAGACCGTCACCTCAAGAAGGATGTACGGGAGTTGAAGGAATTCCTTGAGGAACTTGGAGAGTTTCTCAGCGAGACAGACACAGACGACGACGACTTGGATGAGCTGAAGGACGAATTCGGTGAAATGGTTCAAGACATGGAGGAGAGGGCTCTTAAGCGACAGCGAAAGAGTCATAAAAAGTCACAAGATAAGAAGCTGCAAAATGTTAAACTCACAATTGACGATGACAACAGTGTTGGTGGCGAGACAACTGAAAACTCCACCATCGTCATCGACCTCAATAGTCTCCCTCAGCGAAAGGAGTCCCAGAAAGATCCATCATCTAAGTTGTCTCCTGAGATGGAGAGGCGCAAGTACGCGGGACGCGGATACCAGAGCACAGACGACCAGGACGATTGGTACCTCCAGCGTGCCAAGGACAGGGAGGATCAGCGGAAGCCGCACGAGTCCAATCCGAGTAAGGAGGATAACTTCAACTGGTACCTGCACTGGGTTCAGGGTCGTATTGATGGACGGACTGGGGTGACAGTGTGGGACATGTACGAGTGGATCAAGGAGAGATACGTACTGAGAGAGGAACTGAGGAGGCATGAGATGGAGGATCACACTAATTGGTTCCTCCGAAGACCTTAA